ttgtcctatcctaacaaaccatatatcaatagaaagcttatttattgagctttcatatgttgtatacatcccagttttgtaaaatttaaccttatgactggttttgtggtccagggtcacaattatattttaaagtatattaaaataaaaaaattatattgtaataacattttgcaatttgcatttttttctgacttctttaaaaaacatcaagtctagtatatatatatatatatatatatatatatatatatatatatatatatatgtgtgtgcagTGTGCATATGTGaaacaaaatgtattaaaaaatcaCACCAGAATGCATTTGGTTTTGATATTCTTGGTTGTAAATAACCATGACAACTAGCGTCATCTTAATGTATTAACGTCCAGTGCAAATGTGTTTTTGTCTTTAAGCTCTAGATTTGTGTTAACGCCGTTTGCATCACTGTCTGTCTATAGTTATGCAAAATGCTTTGAAACTGGTGAAATAATGAGGACCACAAAAAAATAgtgattcattttttttatattttttacagaaCTGAAGATTTACATCAAAGGGGATACTGCAGGGACTGGACTCGAAATTTCTCAATAATCTGTCAAAACTGTACAGCATTTCAACAAGCAGCCTCTGGTTACCATGGAAACATTTACCCTGTCTCCAACACTGTCACATCTTAATGGTTGAGAAAGAAAAAATCACCTAACCGAATgaggagggggaaaaaaaaaagtgtttcattcCATAAATCAGTGTTTGTTTGTGATGAGCTCCATTACATGGCGCTCCTCCGATCAAGGTTTTTCTTTGTACAAACTCTCCACGGCCGTTTTCTCTCCCAGTGCATGAGATTGAAACGTGTTCTCAGGTTTCATATGTACTGCAATCATATCCAGTGATTTCTGAGTGAGGTAATATGTTGGAATGAGAGTATATGATCAGCTCTTCCTCGTGTTTGTGTTTGTGCACATATGATTTACTCAACCATTTTCGCCATCCCACAAATTAAAGTAGACATTTTCTGATGTAGTTCATTTTGCGTCGCTAAATCTGCTTCAGTGACTACACTGCAGGATAAGGCACGTGACAGTCAGGCTAGGTTACACTGTAATTATTCACATTATAATCCAGTTTCCTCACACTGACTCCTGTGCGTGAACATAAATAAGAGGTCGGCGAATGAATGCATTTCCCAGCTCAGTCTCTCTCTGTAAACATGGTTTGGgggaaaacatgaaataaaaacgagaaaataaaatgcaaatcagtCTCTTATCAACAGATCCTTCAGTGAAACTTGAGTCTGTCCCAAAATGCAATACTCTAAACAAAGGGTTTCACATTTTTTTAGTCTTTTGAATTGGATCGGCCATATTTGTAAAGTTCCAGGCCTGTACAAAAATGCCCAGGTAGATCGGTTTACGTATCAGACGGATAGTTCTTGAATGACTAGCATGATCAATGATGCTTTATTTCTGATTTAGGTGGCTCCACGAATGGTCTTCAGAGGAAGCGGATGAATCTGAGCATCAGAAGAGGCTGGTTAAGGTGCTCTGCGATGGACTCCGGCATTCGTGAACGTCCAGGCTACCCGGGACGGAGGTCAGTACGGAGGTGACGGTGGGCATTGTGGGGTTGGTCAGGTCTGTGAGGGTCGTAGGAGTGCTGGACGGGCTCATGGAGGCGTTGGAAATCTCCGAGGCCGGGCCGGACGGCGTTCCTCCAGGCAGGGTCGACCCGTCCGAGGCCTTGTCCACACCCGTGTTCTCTTGGCGCAGGAGGTTTCGCCTGAACTTGGCCCGAGCGTTCTGAAACCAGACCTGGAAACCGAGACGGCAGACGTTAGAAATAATCCCACAGATGTGACACTCAGCGTCTCATCAAAGCTGAATGATGGCTGATAATAATTAGCACTTtgagttttatttttacttatgaATATGTCCTATTTTTACTTTCCATTTGTCCTCTGGTTGTTTTGTTAAACcaactgcattaaaaaaaaaattctggtttTAATGATATCTGACAGACAGCTGTGTCTTTTATTTCCAGACATGTTCTGAAACCTCGTGTTTTATTTGTGCAAGCAATTAATTCAGATTTCTCTCTTTCAGAAACAAATTAATAGCGGAGACCAGGCTGGTGAACTACTTTTGATTCATTCCTCAAGTAATTTTTTAATCAGTCTAATTTATTGCTGAAGTGAAGGAATGTGTAACGCTGTTTTGATTAAATGCTTCATTTAATACATATATATGAGATTATAGTATAGTAAATCCAACATTATCTGCATATATACAGCACATTTGCATAAACCAATATATACTGTATAGCAAAtctcaaatgttttattttgttgcaaAATCTAActataatatatttacatacagtATATGTACACCTTAGCAAATGTGAACCTGgacaacaaaaaaacagtcattttttaaaatctaaaatctgaataaatacgttttccattgatgtatggtttgtaagaataggacaatatttgattgagatacaactatttgaaaatctggaatttgaggatgcaaaaaatctaaatattgagaaaatcgcctttaaagttgtccaaagttcttagcaatgcccattactaatcaaaaattaagttttatttatttacggtaggaaatttacaaaatatcttaatggaacatgatcttaggatctaatatcctaatgatttttgacataaaagaaaaatcgatgaatttgacccatacaatgtattttttggctattttttACAAATACACCCATTCTACTTAGgcctggttttgaggtccagggtcacaaatatcaacTGCTTGATTACTTGTATTGTCACAAAATGCAACTATATTATCGCCCTGCTCTAATTTGTTAAATGCAACTATAATGCATGAAGATATTATAAACATCATCATCATAATTTTCTGTAAATCTGCTTTGAAACAAAGTGTATTGTAAAAAGCTAACAAAACACCAGACAAATTTGACTTTACTAATATAAAAACGAATGGCGTACATGGTCAGCATGCTAACATGTCAAAGCTGAAATAAATTTCAGTGAGCCAAAACAATTAGTCGAACCGGAGGGAGTTATCTGACCTGTAGGACGCGCTTGGTGAGACCTGTTTTCTGGGCCAGCTGTTTTAGATCCTTGGCATCAGGATTGTGGTTGATGGCAAAATACGACTTCATGGTCCTCAGCTGATGGTGTTTAAATGACGTTCTCATGCGTTTCGTCTTCTGGCTGGTGCTGTACTGCGAGTCTCTGTCCATCGGATCGCCATCGTTCTCATTGCAGCTCAATGCTGAATCGAAACAACGTAAAACAGATTAGCCGTGTTGCTGTTATTGCTCCCATACATTTCAAAAGCTTTCAATAATGCTAAACTTATTTAGTGGAGCAGTGCAGCTCTAGTTTGAATAAATAGAGAAAAACATGAGATGCAATGGCAGAACGATCAGATGCTGTGATAAGAATGAGGAGGTGCCTCTGAGATTCTTTTGTTTCTTTGATTGCACTCCAACATTGTGTTTAGTCTTGGATTTGACTACATAAAGGAGCCACAGCACCATCATGTTGCTGTGTTTGCAACTTACTGCATGCATAATAATCTGCATTATGCTGTAGTCTTACATCATGCTCTTTTTTTATAAAAAGCATTTGACTCTAAACGCAATAGATGTGTTTTGAAAACATGCAAGTCTGTCTTATTTTTATTTGACTTTCCaaatccctttaaaaaaaaaactatttaaaacatgGTGGATTTACCCATTTTTACAGCAACCCCACCCTCTACATATGGCTGTATCTTGGTTTCTGTTTTTATGATGTCTTGTGTAGGATTTGATTGTGAAAAGCCCACACTATCCGTCTTGGACACAAGTGTTTAGGAGATAGGCCTGTCTGAATGTGTCAGAAATGTGTTTGCGCCAGTTCCAAATTCTTGGCAGAAGTTTGTGTTGCTAGACGCATGACAGTTCAGAATTATGTTTTCTCTGACAACTACAAATATTAGTCATTGAAAATGGTCTGATCAACACTTCAGATAATTAACCTTGAATGCTTTACAACGCTGCACATGGCGAACAAATGTTTCCTCCTGATATAAATATGGCCATTGAGAAATACTGTTACCTTTACTACAGTGATGCACGTCAAGAGCAGTTATCTTCACTGAAAACATATTATTTATGTGCACGTGGTAAATGATGAAATGTTTCTTTATTGTTCTTGTTTTTCAGGTTTTGATCTCGCTGTCCTTGTATTCGTGCTGTTGTTTAAAGTGTGAGCTGATGGGGGCAGCAATGATCTGACTGTGTTTTACTCTCAGAGAGCAGAGAAACACCAAAGTTCACTCACTCTAGTTAACTCGTGTTTTTGTCAAACGGTTGATCTGATTTCAAAAAGtttcttttttcccccattttAAGTCCATGTAAATTTAACAGTTCTTCAGAAGCCGGTTAGTCCACCAAACAAGACCGCAATCGTTGTGATAAATTTGCCAACTTCAATTAACGATCCCAGGACAACAAGATTTACAAAGCAACCAAACAATCTGAGTTTAAAGTGATAAAAAAGCATCGCATTTACACATTTTACAGTGAAAATATAGCTTGCAGATGTAATAAAAACTCGTGATAAACTTGTATTTTATAGTTATAGTCTTAATCTGACTCAAACTATTTCAATATGTGTATCATGTGATAAgtattttttttcacgttttatgtattcatttaataACGCTTTAGCTCATTATATCTGACATAAAATTTTGGAAGCATTTGAAACATTCGTGAAGAAAAAGTTCGTAGATTATGATTTAAAAACGTTCTACCCTATAATATGCTTTGTTTGGACGCGTGCATAACATCTTTTTATAAAGCAAAAACCATAGTACATTAATTCGTCTGAATTTGCCTGGAAAAAAAGCTTAAGTTTTtctctttgtttctttctttctttcactcgTATTTAATCTTCCGGAGGTCTCGACTAGCATCTAAGCCATTTTCCACTTGTCAGTCTCTGTAGTCGTCATCATTCCTCTGTTTGGTCCTCAAGCAGGGGCCCAAATGCCCCGCTGAGGGGCCCGAAATGCCCGAGCGAACAAGTCACGTTGTTCCAAATTGTTCAGCACAAGCTCAAGTGCTTTAGTAGAAATCTGTGATGTGCATCGATTGTCTCAAAAAGAGGCGCATTTTTGTCTTTTACCTAGTAAAGAAATGAACTGAGATATTTTTCTCGTTTTATGGGCTAGACATTTTTAACAATTTTGTAAATACGAAACGAAATGTTTAATACAGTATTACGATGTATAGTAAAAGATTGCGCTTTTTTTACAGAACTACTAATGCTTTACGAACTTTAGATATCTTGTCTCTAACGAATTGGAATGTAAacgtatttttttaatgtaaaaggaAATTAATCTTTTTTAGACTGGATTGCGTTTaaatggcttttttaaatgtCCCCCGCATTATTACAGATTTCTTCTCTTTGTTCGTGTTAGAAAATAGTTTATTTATTGCATGTGTCcttacaattaattaaaaatacaattatgtttATAAAAGTCGTACTTTGTTCTTTAAAATAGTGGCAGATAACAGTATTGTTTAAGCGAAATATTACTTAAGGTTTTTGTAAATTCGTCAGACTTGTTTTTATCTTGCTGTGGAACGATTTCATTGGATATTCAGTGTCGCCTAAAAGTTTCGTCAACTTGGTAATTCACCGAAATCGCATGAAAATAATAGGCTAACATGACTACGCGCTCTTAAAAACTTGTTCAAGATAGAAAATGTGCGTACAACTCTTTCaaaaataagaattaaaaaaatgttatataataataaaacgaGCAGTTAACCAGCAGCAACAACAAGAAGTTGAGTGATGGTCTCACCTGCATTATAAGCCGCCAAGTCCGCTCCGGGCCCAGGGCTCTTCCTCTTTCGGGGCCGGCCCTTCTGCACCGTGTTCACGCCGTTATAATAAGACAGTCCTAGAGGGCCCGTGCTGCCCAGTCCTTTATTAGGCGCTACATCCGTGTGATTGAAATGCGTGGGGAAGTCTCCCTGGATGAGCGTTTCAAAGTGTAGCCTGCAGTACACCAGACTGTCTTTCATGCCGAAGTGGTCCCCAGTCGTCAGCATTTTGTTGCAAGTTGTGCAGGTGAAACAGTTCAAGTGGTACACCAAATCCCTGGCCCTCATGACCATTTCCGAGGCCGAGATCCCGAGGTGGCACCGGGCACATCTCTGCACCGAAAACCTTCTGCGGGAGAATAGAGCAGCTGTGACCTTTCAGCACACTTCAACCAGAAGGTGGGCCCACCATGAGCCTGACATTAAATGTGCTGCTTCTCATAATAACCTTTGAATAAATTAcaattcacaattctgaattatatataatatataggcctagcctatatatttttttagacatgctgGAGTAAAATAATGCCTTGAACAGCAGGATGCATGTACAAATGTTAACTCGTGCAGTGGAATCTAGTCTCGCGAATAATTACTAAATAGCTTACAATTGAGATTGACGTGAGCTGGAGCCTAATTTGAACGTAGAAACGGGAAAGCCTTCACTTATATGATTATCTTAATAGGCCTCTCGCCTCCCTCTGATTATTAAATTGTACAACGACATACAGAATCAGCTAAATATCATTCCAAACATCACAGATTAAGACGTTTTTTCTACTATTTCCCCTTCTCAAAACATAAATGTTATATTTCGTGCAAAGCAAGATTAAGTGGGTAAatcgttttttaatttagttttataaaATCACCTCACATGCAACATATACAGAGAGGATTTTAAAAGTCAGTTTAGAGAATGTTTCgttgttaaaaaacaaaaataattatgtcTTGAATAATCAGTAGTTTCTGTATGAATTAAAGTATTATTACGAGGTTTAAACAGGCATAAACAGAGAAATTTCTGACATTTTTGGCTTTTTCTCTTTCATATATGCAGTGAAAATTTGTTACGTCTTTTCTGGTTGGTTAAAGTGTACAATAACGAAATCACAGCAAAATATAATCAACAGACAAAAAGCATGCTTTCGCTACAGGgtttgcttttttattatttatccaTAATCGAAAACCTCACTCTAGGCGAAGGAAAGACTATACGATCGTTCAACGTTCAAGCAAACGAGTTTGCTCACCTGTAATAGTCTTCTTTGCAGTAGATGCTTCCGTCTTTGCTGAAGCAGGTGAGCTCAGACTCCAGGTTGAGTTTACACTCGCAGCACTTCAGACAGCGCATGTGCCACTGCTTATCCACGGCGAGCAGGTAATAGCGGTCAGAGATCTTCCCTCCGCAGCCCGCGCACAGAGCCACCCGGTCCCCGCTGATCGAAGGCATGTTCTGCACAAACACAGACGAACAGCGGGATCATTAAAGGCAGGAACTTAAATCCCAGtgtcacacaaacacactgtTTCTTCACCGTTATCTCTAATCTTATAGCCTACAAATGAATGTTTCTAATGGCAGAATAGTAAATGATAACATACACAATGTGCGTAGCCTACTTAAAGCGTCTGGATACACGAATAAGTGAAAACACTATTTTACGCGTTTCCTAATTTAAAAATGTGCAAAGAATGAGGTATTATAGTGTTCACTGCTGTACAGAATGGGAGGGGCGTGAGATTCAGAAGATAAATACAGAAGTGTATTCAGCGAGTGTAAGAGCCGATATGCTCtgatttgtatttaatatttcCCGTGACAACGGAAGGCCAAGCATAAAAATAGGAAACACCAGCAAGAAATTATTACATCATGCATGCTTACATTCTCATCGTTTTTTCTTAAACAATAGAACAATTTTGGAAAATGTGATACATATGCAAGGAAATTAATCAGTAAGCttgttttattgtgtttactTTCGGCGTGTTGTGTGGCCTTAAATACACTACACAGCAAACAcacttgttatatatatatatatatatatatatatatatatatatatatatatatatatatatagacgctatatacacacacacacacacacaactttgtaattataatacaaaatattatttcATTCTTTATAATTTCTTTATTTCTAATTTGCGGATTTGCCATCGTATAAATTTCGAGTTGCTTCGAGTGTTAAAAATGTCAAAACAGTTTTAAGCGTCATAGATGCATTATTATTAAAGAAACTGATAAAATAATCTAATGGCAAAAGAAATAAAGTAACGATTCAGCATTGTATTTTTTAGTTGTTAATGTTAATCACAGATATTACGGCCCAAAACAATGTAAGTTTGTTTCAGCTGGTTCATACTATCTGCTAATAGTCTTTTATCGTAATTATATCACTCGTACTTTacgaaaaaataaaatgtattattttcgcCTCACTTAAAGTTTAGCAGCACTGCACAAGcgtttttaaaataattagaaTTTCTTAGTATATCAGTATTTGTGCAAAACCgaataatttcttattatttaacCATTTTACAGTCGAAATTAAATTGGACTGCAAGCCATTTAAAATTTGATAGCGTATTTTGTAGCTTTTTGTAACTATTTCCAATCCACCCATGACAAAAGATTTACAAGCAAGGCATTAAAGACGAGGCCTGTGATTTTGGCTTTGCAGAAGTTTGAAGTTTGTTTAAATGGACAAGATCGGAATCACATATTTGGGCCTCTATTGCACTGTTGGAATAACGGTTCAGTTAACATAGGATTTAGGATTTCCAAGCAAGCGCCTGGAGCGAGAGGCATGGCTTTCTCCTACCGTCTCTGTTTCCCCCATATCTATGGCCGAGCTGATAGTCGCCGAATCGCTCTTTCCTCTCCGCTCCATTTCTTCCATAACACCATGCATCTCGCCTCCAGGCAGACCGTGGAAAAGCATCGTTGCCGCAGATGAGACCGAATAGCACGTGTTTCCGTCAGATCTGCAACCCAAGATTTCCGTGAGACGCACTTCTAGCCCTGTGCAGTTCATATGACCTCTCTCGCTCTCATTAAATAATTCCCGTTTGGAGGATCTGATCGGTCTAAACGGTATTCGTTTGTCAGAACTGTCAGCTCCGTATTCTGATAGATTCTTTTAAATGCATCAGAGTGTGAGATCGCAAAACATGCACCCAGTACAGATTTTAGCCTATGAGAGCATTCCGGAGCTTTGAGGACATACCAGCTACTGAAGCCCCTCTACATGTGTGACACTGGACCCTCCTATTTCTTCGTGAGTAACTTTCAGTTACCACATTTTGGACATGCATTTGTCAGTGCAAGATCTCAgtttttctttcttgtctttTCAGAAATCAGTTTTGGAGCATGACCGCTGCCGgtcattacacacacacaaaaaaaatccgtTATTGCATCGccgaagaataataaaaaatataatccCGAAATGCCTGGGAGGAACGACTACAATGACGATTCAGATTCTGCAAGTGGCTATAGCTTCATCCACGTCTCTTCGCCTCCTCCACGACAGTTTGTCATCACGCGCACACCAAAAATGTCCAATTTCAGTAGGCTTCTgcttaagtaaaaaaaatcaactcaaaGGTTTTTTATAACAAATGAGGTGGTTGTCCTGTCATATACAGTATTTGCTGTTGTTGTTCGTCCCGCATGCAGTAGAATCGGCATGTAAGCAACTGAGAAGGAGGAGGAGTTGAGGACACTTTTGGTTTGTATAATCCAGTGAAGACAGTGAGGTACCCTGCGCTCTTCCCTCTCCAAACGTTAGCAAACCCAACGCGCCTTTTCTACCGGGACTTTGACGTCACGCCGTTCCGTCCGTGATTATTGGCTGTTCGAACTCCTGATATACACACTGTATCGAATTGTCGCAGGGATTTTAATGTCAGCCGGACCGAAATTTGATGGCAACTCAAGAAAGACTTTCTCAAATGGCAATTTTTCGACCGATCATTTCTGTTCGTTTCTTTTTCTGTAGATAACTTTAATGCGTTGGAAAGCTTAAATAATTCGTTTTAATCAACATCGGCCTTAATATGAGCGATTTGCAGTGACTTAAACTTTCGCAAACTGGACATTTCGCGTCTTTGTCTCAAGTCAGAAGGGAATCGCTCCGATTTATTACTTGATTTCATTTCAAAAAGCCTAGTTTTTAAAATGAAACCGTAAACGTAAGTCGATGTCCTATGCCATGCAGTACTAAATGTGATAATAATTTCTCAACTTTTTACCATTGGCTCAAACCTATTGGTTTTCGGATTGATCTGCTTTACCAAACAAACCGCCTCGGTGTAACAGAACATCGTCCCCGGAAAGATCCCCGCGACTGCTTTAAACAAAAGGATCCAGAAGGAGCGGAATAGTCTCTGCCTTACTGACAGCATTGAATGTACAACTGAGTATCTGTGAGAAGTGCAATTAACGTCAGTGTCACATAGAATTCGGCTGTTTCATCACTCTAACCTGCTTTTTGCACTCTCTAAATTGTATTGTTCTACCAAACGTTGCGAATATGCAATACTAATAATCTCTTTCATGTGCTTGATTTTCCtcacattaatgtttttttttttttttttacattttcagatcATTCTCCAAagatttacttaatttttaatgtaattctGTGAgcattatatttttcttaaaacttGCGAAAATAagcttttattgatttattatttatttttaaaacaaatctcAAGGAGGTCTTTGGAAAGCTAAGGAAAACACTCACAATGAATATCTCGGATCATCCATTATTAATGGCCGTCCTCTTTTGTACCTCATATGGACTGCTGTGAGCCACTGGTTCCAAATCCCAAAAGGCCATATATTTGTTTTACTTATTCAGACCATCCAGTATAATAGGTGACGATTCTAACAACGCAAAGAGAGACCCTTCTCTGATGTCTACGCAGTGAATAATAGATTGGAAAAAAgcacaaaatatattaaatttagcatatattataataaagtaattttctttactttttaaatctagtctattttttatttaaatgtttttgaacccATTTTTGCGTTGGCGTTTTCAGTTGCTCATTTAGTTTTTAAGGTTTTGTTTTTACTCTAAGATTTCATAAAGCACTCTTAATTGGCGCTCTGAACTTAATTGGCGAGACAGTATTAATTTCGAGCCCAAGAGAGCAGCGGACCTCAGGAACAAACCAGTGGGAGACAAATTCATGCAGCCCCCACGTGACTCGTGTTTTAACAAAATAGGCATGATAGTTCGACGAAAATATCAATTGATTTTTGAGTGCCACTGTATGGCAGAGTTAACATAGCATTGAACCTTCTCAAAAATTGGACtcatatttttaaatgattttatatgTTGTATTGTAAAGTCCATATGCTTGAGCTTCAGCAGTGCTTTAATTAAAAAGCTGTGTTTTGCAGAATAAGCGCTTTAATAACAAATACTGCTCATTCAAACTTTGCTTGTTCGTGCAGTATTTGCTTTCGGCTTTTGTGTAACGTTTTGAAATAATGTACATGgtgacaaaataataaaatgtctaGTCATTAATATTTACTCTCTTTGTAAAACTTCTGCCGAACCAATTAGATAATATGTTTGGGTTTAATTACAATTCAGAAACAATGTCCTTGTACTCCGTGTTAAAATCAAAATCCTATTTCAAGTAGTTGTGGGAAGAGCTCGTTAGTTGCTCAAAAAATTGTCATGGGTGCTTGTTTATTCTTCAAAAAGCTTCTGCACCCTCCAATAAGACAACCTGAATGTAAGCGTGTTTCCAAGCAGCACAGCAGATTAAGGCTGGCATTAACTCTGACACATTATCAGCTTGTGTCTTATAAACAAACACCTGGCTTTTTGACAAGATCATGAGCTTCACATACATTGCTGGGAAGTATAACCGTAGGGAACTGTTTTAATCCAGTGCTGTGAACGAAGGATCTTataaacattgttttaaaatgaACCGTTTATTATATGCGGCTCATAAATTGTAAATGATGTTGATGTAATCGATCGTCATTAGCTATATAATGTACTTGAAGGGTATAGTACAGGTTCAGTTTACTGAATAAAGAAAAATCAGTGCTGTTTTTTCTCGGGCCATTCAAACGCTTTAAAAGGAATTTAAACTATCATTTTCTAGTTAACTTATCACTGTGTGGCATTGTGTCCAAATTAAAATAGTCttcatttgactttttttgtatcaCACAGCAGTCACAGTAATAAGAAAAATGGTCAGCAAAACGGACATGCAAAAGAAAACAGCAGGACGCTGCATGCTAACTTGTTTTTGCAGTAAGTGTGCAATAACGTCCAATTGTGGGAATCTGGGGATCCCTAGGATAAGCACTTGACTGAAAAAAAGCCATACATTTGTCCGCTGATCCAAATATTTAGGCTTCTCACTCAATGAAAGATAATGGAATGCTATCCGTTCCAAAAAATACACACTAGTCTGAGCTGTCACGAGAGAAACAGGTGCAGCTACTGTTTATGCAAAGTGACAAATATACCAGTTACAATTTACCACAGTCCTGGCAATCATTGGGGCCTATTAAGCTGATCTGAACTGTAATGATAGTAGTAGCCTATAGTAATAGTCATGTAGCCGACAGATAGACTATTAATAAAAGTACCCACGGCATTGAAGGGCAGGCGTTAATATTAAAGTTTTAATGCACAAATATGAAAAGGCATGTTAAGCTCCCAAATCCTTATGCAAATGAAATCCTGTGTAATACCCTTAATTGAATACATGCATATTTATAATGTGCGCTCTCTGTCTAGTATAATGTTGGCTTATACATTAAACATTTCAGTGCGGGATATCTTGAAGCGTGTGCGTAATATGATATTTTGTGAATCCGTCAAATCTAAAAACTGCGGATAAGGACGAAAACTTAAATAGCACCTACATTTCTAAATGTAGTTTATTTAGCAACATACAGTGTCGAATTATGGGGGATTTAGGAGGATCAAACCCCCTTTTAAGGTTTGAAAAAATGAAGGAGGGCGGTcttaaaagtaaatatattttaaaacgagTCTATTTATATGTTTGAACAGTTTTCAAACGCTACAAGTAGTACGACTACAAGCGATTTTCACCTGTCGCGAAATAGCCGTTAAAGGAGGTAACCATAGAAACAGTACACTGCGCAAGCGCTTTCCAATAGGATCAATTTGCGTAAGCATCACAAttttttgtatgactttataataaaattatatttaaataataaagataataatAGTATTGAAAAATTTGAGAGAAacgtttgtgttttgttttaaaaaagctAGTTACGCGCCAAATAACAATTTGAATTGCGTGAGGCGAACCTCGACAGATTCGGCCCTTTAAACTACCTTTAcagttaatacatttaataatttccTTTAAAAAGTCGATCATTTAAAAGTCACTGTGTAATTCGTGCACATTAGGCTATTTATCAGTTTACTTTAGTGTGGTTTTCATAGCTTTTTTTCAAGACGTTAGCCTACCTATTTGGTTTGTCAAACAGTGTCTCTGATTTCATAAACGTCTGCTTCATATTCCTCAGTGCTGTTTCAGTCAGATCTAATAACTGGAGCTCGGTGTTTAATACGGTTTGTACTCAAACACCAGGGAAAGC
Above is a genomic segment from Garra rufa chromosome 15, GarRuf1.0, whole genome shotgun sequence containing:
- the lhx2b gene encoding LIM/homeobox protein Lhx2b isoform X3; amino-acid sequence: MPSISGDRVALCAGCGGKISDRYYLLAVDKQWHMRCLKCCECKLNLESELTCFSKDGSIYCKEDYYRRFSVQRCARCHLGISASEMVMRARDLVYHLNCFTCTTCNKMLTTGDHFGMKDSLVYCRLHFETLIQGDFPTHFNHTDVAPNKGLGSTGPLGLSYYNGVNTVQKGRPRKRKSPGPGADLAAYNAALSCNENDGDPMDRDSQYSTSQKTKRMRTSFKHHQLRTMKSYFAINHNPDAKDLKQLAQKTGLTKRVLQVWFQNARAKFRRNLLRQENTGVDKASDGSTLPGGTPSGPASEISNASMSPSSTPTTLTDLTNPTMPTVTSVLTSVPGSLDVHECRSPSQSTLTSLF
- the lhx2b gene encoding LIM/homeobox protein Lhx2b isoform X1; its protein translation is MNCTGLEVRLTEILGCRSDGNTCYSVSSAATMLFHGLPGGEMHGVMEEMERRGKSDSATISSAIDMGETETNMPSISGDRVALCAGCGGKISDRYYLLAVDKQWHMRCLKCCECKLNLESELTCFSKDGSIYCKEDYYRRFSVQRCARCHLGISASEMVMRARDLVYHLNCFTCTTCNKMLTTGDHFGMKDSLVYCRLHFETLIQGDFPTHFNHTDVAPNKGLGSTGPLGLSYYNGVNTVQKGRPRKRKSPGPGADLAAYNAALSCNENDGDPMDRDSQYSTSQKTKRMRTSFKHHQLRTMKSYFAINHNPDAKDLKQLAQKTGLTKRVLQVWFQNARAKFRRNLLRQENTGVDKASDGSTLPGGTPSGPASEISNASMSPSSTPTTLTDLTNPTMPTVTSVLTSVPGSLDVHECRSPSQSTLTSLF
- the lhx2b gene encoding LIM/homeobox protein Lhx2b isoform X2 → MNCTGLEVRLTEILGCRSDGNTCYSVSSAATMLFHGLPGGEMHGVMEEMERRGKSDSATISSAIDMGETETNMPSISGDRVALCAGCGGKISDRYYLLAVDKQWHMRCLKCCECKLNLESELTCFSKDGSIYCKEDYYRFSVQRCARCHLGISASEMVMRARDLVYHLNCFTCTTCNKMLTTGDHFGMKDSLVYCRLHFETLIQGDFPTHFNHTDVAPNKGLGSTGPLGLSYYNGVNTVQKGRPRKRKSPGPGADLAAYNAALSCNENDGDPMDRDSQYSTSQKTKRMRTSFKHHQLRTMKSYFAINHNPDAKDLKQLAQKTGLTKRVLQVWFQNARAKFRRNLLRQENTGVDKASDGSTLPGGTPSGPASEISNASMSPSSTPTTLTDLTNPTMPTVTSVLTSVPGSLDVHECRSPSQSTLTSLF